The Thermodesulfobacteriota bacterium genome segment AAAGTCATCGAATTGACAAAGAACAATGAAACTGAATTACTTTATCGTAACATTTGTACTACTCTAAACGAAAATGAATTTAAAAAAGCAGCATAAGTTTTCGCTCAATTGGGGTTATACTTTTGCATTTACCTCTCAAGGTGTGGCAGTAACATAAAAAGGGATAAACACGCTTAAAATTAGCGGCCTTTCGACCAAAGATAAAAACTATCCTTATTACCAGCAATTCTCTTATATTACCGTTGGAAAGCCTGCCGGCAAAGCAAAGGCATTGTTGGATTTCTTATCGTCTGAAAAAGGCAAAGCGATTATAAAAAAAGAGGGTATTTGTACATCCTGCGTGGATTAATGTCTTAACAGGGGAATGAGAAAATATTTCTCACCTTTAGACAAAGGGGGGAGCGCGAAAGACACATAGGCATAAGTAAAAAAAATGATACATCTTTGTCCCTTCTCTCCTTGCCCTTTCTATTGCTGCATGTGTATCTTTTTGCCTTGGCTATCGTTTGTAAAGCCCGTATAGATCGGTTTCACCAGTTCTTTTTCCTTATCATAACAGACCAGACCGCAGTACAGACAGCGACAGGCTTCCAGTTTGGCTTTCTCAGCTGATATAGACCCCTTTACCTCCTCAGTGAAAGATTGAATGCGCAGGTCTACCGGGACTTCACTAATCTGAACTCTCGGTATGTGATCGGTGACTTTTACATCTTTTAGTATACTTTCAGGGAGGATCTTGTTCTGTAAATTTTCCGGCACCGGTATGCTGCCCTGGGTTAAATAAAAATGGATGGAACGAGCAGCGCGACGTCCTCCACCCACAGCCATGACCACCCATGCGCGTCCGGTATGAAGATCTCCCGCAGTAAAGATATTCTTTACAGAGGTCTGCATGGTATCCCTGTCAGCCGCAAGATTATTCTCTTTGGTTAGTTCGAATATAACCTTTTGGTTATGGTCCTGCAGACAGGAGAGGTCCGGCTGGCGATCTATGGCCGCAATAACCATGTCTGCATCTATGAGAGTCTCTGAATTCGGTATGGCTGCAACCTTGCTCTTGCCTGGTTTACCTGTTTCCTCAAGTTCCATCCGGGTATACTCCAGATGCGTGACATTGCCGTTTGTGTCAGAAATCACCTTGTTATGTTTCGTTAAAAAAAGAAACTGGACTCCCTCCTCCATAGCTCTGTCCACATCTTTTCTATTGGCTGACATATCCTTTTTGATACATGGGCATATAACGGTTACAGATTTTGCACCCAGACGAATTGAGCTTCTCGCACAATCCGCGGCTGTATTGCTCTCACCGATAATAACTACCCGCTGGTTGGCAAGTGTTTTGATTTTTACTCCCACGGATGTTAAAAAATCCACACTGCCGATTACTCCATTTTCATTTTCTCCGGGAATTCCAAGGGGTGGCACCGTCCATGCACCGATTCCAAGAAAAACGGCTTTAAACCCATCATCTTCCAAGCTCTTCAAGCTAAAATCCTTTCCAAGCTTTACACCCATTTTCGTTTTTATACCCAGTTTTAAAATTCCTTCGATTTCCCAGTCAAGAATATCATTCGGCATTCGGTATTGGGGAATTCCGTATCTTAGCATTCCTCCCAGTTCAGCCATGGATTCAAATATTACCGGATGATGCCCGAGCCTTCTTAAAAAATAGGCGCAGGACAATCCTGCCGGTCCTCCGCCAACAACTGCCACTTTACGGCCGGTATCCGGTGCGCAGGTTATTGGAATACGGTTCCCTGAATTCATCTCCCATTCACCCAAGTAACGTTGCAGACGGTTGATGGCCACGCCGTGATCTGCAATATTTCTGCGACATATATTTTCACAAGGATGGAGGCAGACCCTGCCGCATGCAAGGGGAAAAGGGTTGCGTTCTTTAATGGTCAATAGGGCCCCTGGTAAATCGCCTTCTCGAATCTTACGGATATACAGGGGGACATTTATTTGTGCAGGACATCTCTGTACACACGGTGCCAGGCAGTCACCTTCTTCATTAAAATGAAGCAACCTTTCGGTCATTGAAACAATGGAAATTACTTTGCGGGGGCAGACATCTGCACAACGTCCGCAGCCCTTGCATTTGTTTGGATTGACTATCGGAAGATTATCCGGTCCCATGTGAATGGCCTCAAATGGGCAGACCTTGACACATGAACCCAGGCCTAAACATCCCAAGGTGCACTGTTTATGGCCGTCATAGAGCATCGCCTCCGCTTTGCAATCTTGCACCCCTTCATAAAGATAGAGTTTGTCGGCTCGTTTTCCACCAATACATTTGATGGCAGCAATTCGGGGCTCCTTATACTCTACCTCCAAGCCCATTACTTCAGCGACCATCCGGTTTGTATCCATTCCTCCTGCAATGCACACATCTGGCGGAGCTTTGCCTTCAACAATTGCTTTGGCTGCGGCAGAGCAGCCGGGAAGTCCGCATCCACCGCAATTTGCACCGGGCAAAACCCTTTCAACCTCCCGTATGCGAGGATCTTCTTTTACATACAACAGTCTTGAAGCAACAGATAAAATCACCGCAGCAGAAAATCCCAGGCCTAAAAGCAAAAGAGCTGAAGAGGTTATCATTTGGTCACCAAATCTATAATTTTCATACCATTCCCACAAATGCAAAAAAGACCAGCGACATAAGTCCTGCTATTACCAGCGCAATTGGCGTTCCTTTGAATGCGTTCGGGATACGAGTGATTTCCAAGCGTTCGCGGATTAATGAAAGAATTACCAGAGCAAGCATGAAGCCGACCCCGGATGCCAGAGCAAACACCATTGATTTTAAAAAGCTAAATTCCTTTCGCTGACAAATAATTGCTATTCCGAGTACCGCACAATTTGTGGTTATAAGCGGCAGGAAAATACCCA includes the following:
- a CDS encoding RnfABCDGE type electron transport complex subunit B; the encoded protein is MITSSALLLLGLGFSAAVILSVASRLLYVKEDPRIREVERVLPGANCGGCGLPGCSAAAKAIVEGKAPPDVCIAGGMDTNRMVAEVMGLEVEYKEPRIAAIKCIGGKRADKLYLYEGVQDCKAEAMLYDGHKQCTLGCLGLGSCVKVCPFEAIHMGPDNLPIVNPNKCKGCGRCADVCPRKVISIVSMTERLLHFNEEGDCLAPCVQRCPAQINVPLYIRKIREGDLPGALLTIKERNPFPLACGRVCLHPCENICRRNIADHGVAINRLQRYLGEWEMNSGNRIPITCAPDTGRKVAVVGGGPAGLSCAYFLRRLGHHPVIFESMAELGGMLRYGIPQYRMPNDILDWEIEGILKLGIKTKMGVKLGKDFSLKSLEDDGFKAVFLGIGAWTVPPLGIPGENENGVIGSVDFLTSVGVKIKTLANQRVVIIGESNTAADCARSSIRLGAKSVTVICPCIKKDMSANRKDVDRAMEEGVQFLFLTKHNKVISDTNGNVTHLEYTRMELEETGKPGKSKVAAIPNSETLIDADMVIAAIDRQPDLSCLQDHNQKVIFELTKENNLAADRDTMQTSVKNIFTAGDLHTGRAWVVMAVGGGRRAARSIHFYLTQGSIPVPENLQNKILPESILKDVKVTDHIPRVQISEVPVDLRIQSFTEEVKGSISAEKAKLEACRCLYCGLVCYDKEKELVKPIYTGFTNDSQGKKIHMQQ